The following proteins are encoded in a genomic region of Maribacter hydrothermalis:
- a CDS encoding nucleotide pyrophosphohydrolase yields the protein MNIKNAQLDVDNWIKEHGVRYFNELTNMAQLTEEVGEVARIIARRYGEQSEKESDKSKDLGEELADVMFVVLCLANQTGIDLQQAFDKKLDLKTKRDHDRHHNNKKLK from the coding sequence ATGAACATCAAAAACGCACAACTAGACGTAGATAATTGGATTAAAGAACATGGTGTTCGTTACTTTAACGAGCTTACCAACATGGCGCAATTAACCGAAGAAGTAGGGGAGGTTGCTCGTATTATTGCAAGGCGCTATGGTGAGCAAAGCGAAAAGGAATCTGACAAAAGCAAAGATCTTGGCGAGGAATTGGCAGATGTTATGTTTGTGGTACTATGTCTGGCTAACCAAACAGGTATCGATTTACAACAAGCATTCGATAAAAAGTTAGATTTAAAAACAAAGCGTGATCATGACCGTCATCACAACAATAAAAAGTTGAAATAG
- the queA gene encoding tRNA preQ1(34) S-adenosylmethionine ribosyltransferase-isomerase QueA — translation MKLSNFSFELPDELLAEHPSENRDESKLMVIHRNTGKIEHKMFKDMIDYFDEGDVMVLNNTKVFPARLYGNKEKTGARIEVFLLRELNEEQRLWDVLVDPARKIRIGNKLYFGDDETLVAEVIDNTTSRGRTLRFLYDGAYVDFRRKLRELGETPLPKYIKREVEADDETRYQTIYAKHEGAVAAPTAGLHFSKHLLKRLEIKGVDFAELTLHVGLGTFNPVEVEDLSKHKMDSEELFIDEKATQIVNNAKAKKRRICAVGTTAMRGLESAVSSKQTLNTYEGWTNKFIFPPYDFSLANAMITNFHLPKSTLLMMVSAFMGHDLMNKAYKEAILENYKFYSYGDAMLII, via the coding sequence ATGAAATTATCAAATTTTAGTTTTGAGCTTCCAGATGAATTATTGGCGGAGCATCCTTCTGAAAATAGAGATGAGTCTAAATTAATGGTTATCCATAGAAATACCGGAAAAATTGAACACAAGATGTTCAAAGACATGATCGACTATTTTGATGAAGGTGATGTTATGGTTTTGAACAACACTAAAGTTTTTCCTGCCCGTTTATACGGTAACAAGGAAAAAACAGGTGCTCGTATAGAGGTTTTTCTTTTACGTGAGTTAAACGAAGAGCAACGTCTTTGGGATGTACTTGTGGATCCAGCACGTAAAATACGTATTGGGAACAAGCTATATTTTGGTGATGACGAAACATTGGTGGCAGAGGTTATTGACAATACAACATCTAGAGGTAGAACGTTACGGTTCTTATACGATGGTGCATATGTAGATTTTAGAAGAAAATTGAGAGAATTGGGTGAAACACCTTTGCCTAAATACATTAAAAGAGAAGTTGAGGCTGACGATGAAACGCGTTACCAAACTATTTATGCGAAGCACGAAGGTGCGGTTGCTGCTCCAACGGCAGGTTTACATTTTTCTAAACACTTATTAAAAAGATTAGAAATTAAAGGAGTAGACTTTGCAGAATTAACCTTGCACGTAGGTCTTGGTACTTTTAACCCTGTTGAGGTTGAAGATCTTTCTAAACACAAAATGGATAGTGAAGAGCTATTTATTGATGAAAAGGCTACACAAATTGTAAATAATGCCAAAGCGAAAAAACGTCGCATTTGTGCTGTGGGTACAACTGCAATGCGTGGATTGGAAAGTGCAGTTTCTTCAAAGCAGACATTGAATACATATGAAGGATGGACAAATAAATTTATTTTCCCTCCTTATGATTTTAGTTTGGCGAATGCCATGATTACAAATTTCCACTTACCTAAATCTACATTATTGATGATGGTATCGGCATTTATGGGTCATGATTTAATGAATAAAGCTTATAAAGAAGCAATATTGGAAAACTATAAGTTTTATTCTTATGGTGACGCAATGTTGATTATCTAA
- the aroA gene encoding 3-phosphoshikimate 1-carboxyvinyltransferase yields the protein MKLHLTGPSNTKLKDTITITGSKSESNRSLLLAALYPDIEIENISNSDDAQVMEEGLKISKGTVDIHHAGTAMRFLTGYFSTQEGKEVILTGSKRMTERPIEILVNALKSLGADISYVQDKGYPPIKIKGQHIVKEKVSLPANVSSQYISSLLLIAPSLENGLQLELVGKITSVPYIKMTLALLEEIGVETSFEGNVIKVSSKANVSPTTLVVESDWSSASYFYGICALAAPGTEITLSAYKEKSLQGDSVLAKIYTAFGVETSFGKNKITLKKTDKIVSAENEFDLANAPDIAQTIAVTCFGLGVGCHLIGLHTLKIKETDRLEALHTELSKLGANISVTDKTLTIIPSIGILKDIAIDTYNDHRMAMAFAPLAMKTTLYVNDAEVVSKSYPDFWNDLKQLNFSIKEL from the coding sequence TTGAAACTTCACCTTACCGGCCCATCGAATACAAAGCTTAAAGACACAATTACTATAACAGGTTCTAAAAGTGAATCTAACCGTAGTTTATTATTGGCGGCACTATATCCAGATATCGAAATAGAGAATATTTCAAATTCTGATGATGCCCAGGTAATGGAAGAAGGATTGAAAATTTCTAAGGGTACTGTAGATATTCATCACGCAGGTACGGCAATGCGTTTTTTAACAGGTTATTTTTCGACACAAGAAGGTAAAGAAGTAATACTTACAGGTTCAAAACGGATGACCGAGAGACCAATTGAAATTTTGGTCAATGCCTTAAAATCTTTAGGTGCAGATATTTCTTATGTTCAAGATAAAGGCTACCCTCCAATAAAAATTAAAGGGCAACATATCGTTAAAGAAAAAGTAAGTCTGCCGGCAAATGTTAGTAGCCAATATATTTCATCTTTATTATTGATAGCGCCAAGTTTGGAAAACGGACTTCAATTAGAACTTGTGGGCAAAATTACTTCGGTTCCTTATATTAAAATGACGTTAGCATTACTTGAAGAAATTGGTGTAGAAACATCATTTGAAGGTAATGTTATAAAAGTATCGTCGAAAGCGAATGTTTCTCCAACGACCTTGGTTGTCGAGTCAGACTGGAGTTCGGCATCATACTTCTATGGAATTTGCGCACTTGCGGCACCAGGTACAGAAATTACGTTATCTGCGTATAAAGAGAAAAGCTTACAAGGAGATAGTGTTTTAGCAAAAATTTATACGGCATTCGGAGTTGAAACAAGTTTTGGGAAAAATAAAATTACCTTAAAAAAGACCGACAAAATTGTTTCGGCTGAAAACGAATTCGATTTAGCCAACGCACCAGATATTGCCCAGACTATTGCAGTAACTTGTTTTGGATTAGGAGTAGGCTGTCATTTAATTGGTTTACATACCCTTAAAATTAAAGAAACAGATCGTTTAGAAGCTTTACATACAGAGCTGTCGAAATTAGGGGCAAATATTTCTGTGACCGATAAAACATTAACGATTATACCGTCAATCGGTATTCTAAAAGATATTGCCATAGATACGTATAACGATCATAGAATGGCAATGGCTTTTGCACCGTTGGCAATGAAAACCACCCTTTATGTTAATGATGCGGAGGTGGTTTCTAAGTCTTACCCAGATTTTTGGAATGACCTAAAGCAACTTAATTTTAGTATAAAAGAATTATAA
- a CDS encoding TolC family protein produces the protein MKTITTYFLALLTLFMMQNLMAQEDYEKRIETLREQKVKITRQEKEALKYEVENINERLENGSITTDEANLQKQEAAEKRALNIENRITIIENQINLLERNKGKALVLIEFDTISDKGLRLGVDINGKPAVLFKSMNWKNEIRYDRRTYSDFVMAVGLNNAIVEGQSLNDSPYKIGGSRFFEMGWQWRTRVFKNSNFMRLNYGFSFQFNGLKPKDNQYLVSLENGQSELQEFDYELDKSKFRMDNLVFPMHFEFGPSKQNTTEKTMRYSLKNQFRIGIGGYGGFNLGTRQKLKYNLDGDNVKDKLKRSYNTNDLIYGLSAYAGFDGVLLYVKYDLNPIFKDAAVDQHNVSLGLRFDL, from the coding sequence ATGAAAACAATTACAACGTATTTTTTAGCACTGCTAACACTATTTATGATGCAAAACTTAATGGCACAAGAAGATTATGAAAAGAGAATTGAAACCTTAAGGGAGCAAAAAGTTAAAATTACTCGGCAAGAAAAGGAGGCTTTAAAATATGAAGTTGAAAACATAAATGAAAGACTTGAAAACGGAAGTATTACGACAGACGAGGCAAATTTACAAAAACAAGAGGCTGCAGAAAAAAGGGCCTTGAATATTGAAAATAGAATTACAATCATAGAGAATCAAATAAATCTTCTAGAACGAAATAAGGGTAAGGCATTAGTTCTAATTGAGTTTGATACGATTTCAGATAAAGGTCTTCGTTTGGGTGTAGATATTAATGGGAAACCTGCTGTATTGTTCAAATCCATGAATTGGAAAAATGAAATAAGGTATGATAGAAGAACGTATTCAGATTTTGTAATGGCGGTAGGTCTAAATAATGCCATTGTAGAAGGTCAATCTTTAAATGATTCTCCTTATAAAATAGGAGGGAGTAGATTTTTTGAAATGGGCTGGCAATGGAGAACCCGAGTATTTAAAAATTCAAATTTTATGCGATTAAATTACGGTTTTTCGTTTCAATTTAATGGCTTAAAACCTAAGGATAATCAGTATTTGGTGTCGCTAGAAAACGGACAATCAGAACTTCAAGAGTTCGATTATGAGTTAGATAAGTCAAAATTTAGAATGGATAACCTAGTTTTTCCAATGCATTTTGAGTTTGGACCCTCAAAACAAAATACAACAGAGAAAACTATGAGATACTCTTTAAAGAATCAGTTTAGGATAGGAATAGGTGGTTATGGCGGTTTTAATTTAGGAACACGTCAAAAATTGAAATACAACCTTGACGGTGATAATGTTAAAGACAAGTTGAAACGTAGTTATAATACAAATGATTTAATCTATGGTCTAAGTGCCTATGCCGGTTTTGATGGAGTGCTTTTGTATGTAAAATATGATTTGAACCCTATATTTAAAGATGCTGCTGTAGATCAGCATAATGTTTCATTAGGACTACGATTCGATTTGTAA
- the rlmN gene encoding 23S rRNA (adenine(2503)-C(2))-methyltransferase RlmN: MEEIKKKDIRALTREQLRDFFVSNGDKAFRGNQVYEWLWQKAAYSFDVMTNLSKETREMLEANFVINHIKVDQMQRSSDGTIKNAVRLHDDLIVESVLIPTKSRTTACVSSQVGCSLDCRFCATSRLKRMRNLNPDEIYDQVVAIDNESRLYFERPLSNIVFMGMGEPLMNYNNVLKAIEKITSPDGLGMSPKRITVSTSGVPKLIKKMADDEVKFKLAVSLHSAIDEIRTAIMPFNAKFTLSDLRESLQYWYEKTRSRITYEYVVWEGINDTQKDVDALVAFCRFAPSKVNLIEYNPIDDGEFKQASSAAIDMYVNTLEKNNIVVTVRRSRGKDIDAACGQLANKS; encoded by the coding sequence ATGGAAGAAATTAAGAAAAAAGATATCCGGGCACTAACACGTGAGCAGCTTAGGGACTTTTTTGTTTCCAATGGCGACAAGGCTTTTCGCGGCAACCAAGTGTATGAGTGGCTATGGCAAAAAGCGGCCTATTCTTTTGATGTGATGACAAATCTATCTAAAGAAACCAGAGAAATGTTAGAGGCTAACTTTGTCATCAACCATATTAAGGTAGATCAAATGCAGCGCAGTAGTGACGGTACAATTAAAAATGCCGTTCGCCTACATGACGATTTAATTGTAGAGTCGGTATTGATTCCCACAAAATCAAGAACCACTGCCTGTGTATCAAGCCAAGTAGGTTGTAGTTTGGATTGTAGATTCTGTGCTACTTCGCGTTTAAAACGTATGCGAAACTTGAATCCCGATGAAATTTATGATCAAGTAGTTGCCATAGACAATGAAAGTCGTCTTTACTTCGAAAGACCATTAAGTAATATTGTATTCATGGGCATGGGAGAGCCTTTAATGAACTACAATAATGTTTTAAAAGCAATAGAGAAGATAACTTCTCCAGACGGTTTAGGAATGTCACCAAAGCGTATTACGGTGTCCACATCGGGTGTGCCTAAGCTCATTAAGAAAATGGCAGATGATGAGGTGAAATTTAAACTAGCCGTATCATTACATTCTGCCATAGATGAAATACGTACCGCTATTATGCCTTTCAACGCCAAATTTACGTTAAGTGATTTGCGCGAATCATTACAATATTGGTACGAGAAAACCAGAAGTAGAATTACCTACGAATATGTTGTGTGGGAAGGAATTAACGACACTCAGAAAGATGTAGATGCCTTAGTAGCATTTTGCAGATTTGCACCCTCTAAAGTAAATTTAATTGAATATAACCCAATTGATGACGGGGAGTTTAAGCAAGCTTCAAGTGCCGCAATTGATATGTATGTTAACACATTAGAGAAGAACAATATCGTCGTTACTGTACGCCGTTCTAGAGGTAAAGATATTGATGCCGCATGTGGGCAGTTGGCGAATAAAAGTTAG
- a CDS encoding polyprenyl synthetase family protein, producing the protein MKIVAQIKEPVYQEMELFESKFRDSMSSKVALLNRITHYIVNRKGKQMRPMFVFLTAKLLNNGEVNERTYRGAAVIELIHTATLVHDDVVDESNKRRGFFSINALWKNKIAVLVGDYLLSKGLLLSIDNEDFDLLKIISVAVREMSEGELLQIEKARRLDITEEVYYEIIRQKTATLIAACCSLGASSVKPESADVETFRKFGELCGMAFQIKDDLFDYGAKQIGKPTGIDIKEQKMTLPLIYALNHCTKKEKSWVINSIKNHNKDKKRVKEVIAFVKDKGGLDYAVTKMLQYRDQALELLSMYPESDYKSALELMVNYVVDRKK; encoded by the coding sequence CTGAAAATAGTAGCGCAAATAAAGGAACCGGTTTACCAAGAAATGGAGTTGTTCGAATCTAAATTTAGAGATTCAATGTCTTCAAAGGTTGCATTGCTCAATAGAATTACCCATTACATCGTAAATAGAAAAGGAAAACAAATGCGGCCCATGTTCGTTTTTCTTACCGCAAAATTGTTGAACAATGGCGAGGTAAATGAAAGAACATATCGTGGTGCTGCTGTTATTGAATTGATACATACGGCAACGTTGGTCCATGATGATGTGGTCGATGAAAGTAATAAGCGTAGAGGTTTCTTTTCGATAAATGCCCTTTGGAAAAATAAGATTGCTGTGCTGGTAGGTGATTATTTATTGTCTAAAGGTTTGTTATTATCTATTGATAATGAAGATTTCGACTTACTTAAAATAATTTCTGTAGCTGTACGTGAAATGAGCGAAGGCGAACTTTTGCAAATTGAAAAGGCAAGGCGTTTAGATATTACTGAAGAGGTATATTATGAAATTATCCGCCAAAAAACGGCAACACTTATTGCTGCGTGTTGCTCATTAGGTGCTAGTTCCGTTAAGCCTGAAAGTGCAGATGTGGAGACCTTCAGGAAATTTGGTGAGCTCTGTGGTATGGCTTTTCAAATAAAAGATGATCTTTTTGATTATGGAGCCAAGCAAATAGGAAAACCGACAGGCATTGATATAAAAGAGCAAAAAATGACCTTGCCGTTAATCTATGCACTTAATCATTGTACCAAGAAAGAAAAAAGTTGGGTTATTAATTCCATCAAAAACCACAATAAGGATAAAAAGCGTGTAAAAGAAGTTATTGCCTTTGTAAAGGACAAAGGCGGACTAGATTATGCGGTAACTAAAATGTTACAGTATAGAGATCAGGCATTAGAACTATTGAGCATGTATCCAGAATCTGATTACAAAAGTGCTTTAGAATTGATGGTGAACTACGTGGTAGATCGCAAAAAGTAA
- a CDS encoding RNA polymerase sigma factor — protein MKIIPFYKNEKQLIKKATSGNRDAQEGLYKKHAPKMLSVCRQYIKDIHFAEDVMVQGFLKMFNKLDTFKFEGSFEGWLRRIMIRESISYLRKQQFVVYDDEVYEKNQSDEISQSTDLDTEHIQQLIDALPQGYKMVFVMYTVEGYKHKEIAEMLLITESTSKTQLLKARKLLQEQLRQQNIIGYGNR, from the coding sequence TTGAAAATAATACCTTTTTATAAAAACGAGAAGCAGCTTATTAAAAAAGCAACATCGGGTAACCGCGATGCACAAGAGGGTTTATATAAAAAACATGCTCCAAAAATGTTGAGTGTCTGTCGTCAGTACATAAAGGACATTCATTTTGCCGAGGATGTTATGGTGCAAGGTTTTCTGAAAATGTTCAATAAGTTAGATACGTTTAAGTTTGAAGGAAGTTTTGAAGGATGGTTGCGGCGGATAATGATTAGGGAAAGTATATCCTATTTAAGAAAACAACAGTTTGTAGTGTATGATGATGAGGTGTACGAGAAGAACCAATCTGATGAAATTTCTCAAAGTACGGATCTCGATACCGAGCATATACAACAATTGATTGATGCTTTACCGCAAGGTTATAAAATGGTTTTTGTAATGTATACCGTGGAAGGGTATAAGCATAAAGAAATTGCGGAAATGTTGTTGATTACCGAGAGTACTTCAAAAACACAATTGTTAAAAGCTCGAAAATTGCTTCAAGAGCAGTTAAGGCAACAAAATATAATAGGGTATGGAAACCGATAA
- a CDS encoding zinc-ribbon domain-containing protein translates to MILFFGTRPGKPETAQLLHATCPYCQQKGTLTAVATKNYFHLFWIKLFKISKTTIAECSHCKGGFYENEFTEEMNSELPK, encoded by the coding sequence ATGATTCTTTTCTTTGGAACACGACCTGGAAAACCAGAAACCGCACAGCTTTTACATGCCACATGCCCTTATTGCCAACAAAAAGGTACATTAACGGCTGTAGCTACTAAAAACTATTTCCATTTATTTTGGATTAAGCTCTTTAAAATTTCTAAAACTACTATTGCAGAATGTAGTCATTGTAAAGGAGGTTTCTATGAAAATGAGTTTACTGAAGAAATGAATTCTGAATTACCTAAATAA